The proteins below come from a single Serratia fonticola genomic window:
- a CDS encoding YecA family protein codes for MSIQNTFPSYQSLTVALNQQAVALTAAEMHGLISGLLCGGNRDASWQTLVFDLTNEGIAFPQALSQPLQQLHEITRDTLEDDEFMFQLMMPEGETVSVFDRADALAGWVNHFLLGLGMMQPKLAQVKDEVGEAIDDLRNIAQLGYDEGEDQEELEQSLEEVVEYVRVAALLCHTEFTRQKPTAPENKRPTLH; via the coding sequence ATGTCTATACAGAATACATTTCCAAGTTACCAATCTTTGACCGTGGCTCTTAACCAGCAGGCGGTTGCTTTGACCGCCGCTGAGATGCACGGTTTGATCAGTGGCCTGCTGTGCGGCGGCAACCGTGACGCCAGCTGGCAGACGCTGGTGTTTGATCTGACCAACGAGGGCATTGCCTTCCCGCAGGCGTTGAGCCAACCGTTACAGCAGCTGCATGAAATCACTCGTGATACGCTGGAAGATGACGAGTTCATGTTCCAACTGATGATGCCGGAAGGCGAAACCGTCAGCGTGTTTGACCGTGCGGATGCCTTGGCAGGTTGGGTAAACCATTTCCTGTTGGGGCTGGGCATGATGCAGCCGAAGTTGGCGCAGGTGAAAGATGAAGTGGGCGAAGCGATCGACGATCTGCGTAATATCGCTCAACTGGGTTATGACGAAGGCGAAGACCAGGAAGAACTGGAACAGTCGTTGGAAGAAGTGGTGGAGTACGTGCGCGTTGCTGCGCTGCTTTGCCATACTGAATTTACCCGTCAGAAACCGACGGCCCCGGAAAATAAAAGGCCAACGTTGCACTGA
- the zapA gene encoding cell division protein ZapA, with protein sequence MSAQPVDIQIFGRSLRVNCPPEQQDALNMAAEDLNQRLQDLKVRTRVTNTEQLVFIAALNVCHELAQERLKTRDYAANMEQRIRMLQQTIEQALLEQGRISERQDAQFE encoded by the coding sequence ATGTCTGCACAACCGGTAGATATTCAAATTTTTGGCCGCTCGTTAAGAGTCAATTGCCCGCCAGAACAACAAGATGCGTTGAACATGGCAGCAGAAGATCTTAACCAACGGTTGCAAGATCTTAAAGTTCGCACTAGAGTCACAAATACAGAGCAGCTCGTATTTATCGCAGCATTGAACGTCTGTCACGAACTTGCTCAAGAACGCTTGAAAACGCGTGACTATGCGGCCAATATGGAACAACGAATTCGTATGCTGCAACAGACCATTGAACAAGCGCTGCTTGAACAGGGTCGCATCTCTGAACGTCAGGATGCACAATTCGAATAA
- a CDS encoding 5-formyltetrahydrofolate cyclo-ligase — translation MSLQPQFAQQRQLIRNEIRQRRRALTPAQQHDFAQQMASNIAQHPRIQAARYIAAFLSFDGELDTGPLIEQLWQLGKQVYLPVLHPFSPGNLLFLHYTAQTSLVSNRFNILEPALDVRHVLPVSLLDVVLTPLVAFDSAGQRLGMGGGFYDRTLQNWQHAGPYPMGIAHDCQRVSALPVEQWDIPLPEIITPSQSWAWPLST, via the coding sequence ATGTCTTTGCAACCTCAGTTCGCTCAGCAACGCCAACTCATCCGTAACGAAATACGTCAACGACGCCGTGCCTTAACGCCCGCTCAACAGCATGATTTCGCCCAGCAAATGGCCAGCAATATTGCGCAGCATCCACGCATTCAGGCAGCCAGGTACATCGCGGCATTTCTCTCTTTTGATGGTGAACTAGATACTGGCCCGCTGATCGAGCAGCTGTGGCAACTGGGTAAACAGGTTTATCTGCCGGTTTTGCATCCGTTCAGCCCCGGTAACTTGCTGTTCCTGCATTACACCGCGCAAACATCACTGGTTAGCAACCGCTTCAACATTCTTGAGCCAGCGCTCGATGTCCGCCACGTCTTGCCGGTGTCGCTGTTGGATGTGGTATTGACACCGCTGGTCGCCTTCGATTCGGCAGGGCAACGTCTGGGGATGGGCGGCGGGTTTTACGATCGCACCTTACAAAACTGGCAGCACGCAGGCCCCTATCCGATGGGGATTGCGCACGATTGCCAACGGGTTAGCGCCTTGCCGGTGGAGCAATGGGATATCCCTCTGCCAGAAATTATTACCCCGTCACAAAGCTGGGCCTGGCCGCTCTCCACATAG
- the serA gene encoding phosphoglycerate dehydrogenase produces the protein MAKVSLEKDRIKFLLVEGVHQSTVDNLRAAGYSNIEYHKGALDTEALKASIRDAHFVGIRSRTHLSEEVFAAAEKLVAVGCFCIGTNQVDLKAATKRGIPVFNAPFSNTRSVAEMVLGELLLMLRGIPTANAKAHRGQWQKLAVGSYEARGKKLGIIGYGHIGTQLGILAEGLGMKVFFYDIENKLPLGNAQQVRHLSDLLNMSDVVTLHVPETLSTKNMIGTEELALMKPGAILINASRGTVVDIPALCNALASDHLAGAAIDVFPEEPATNSDPFNSPLCEFDNVLLTPHIGGSTQEAQENIGDEVAGKLAKYSDNGSTLSAVNFPEVSLPAHGPNASRLLHIHENRPGILTQINQIFAEEGVNIAAQYLQTSSEIGYVVIDIEAETERADAALQRMKAIEGTIRARLLL, from the coding sequence ATGGCAAAAGTATCATTGGAGAAAGACAGGATTAAGTTCCTGTTGGTAGAAGGGGTTCATCAGAGCACCGTAGATAACCTGCGTGCTGCCGGATATAGCAACATCGAATATCACAAAGGTGCGTTAGACACCGAAGCGCTGAAAGCATCGATCCGTGATGCACACTTCGTAGGTATCCGATCGCGCACGCATCTGTCCGAGGAAGTCTTCGCGGCCGCAGAGAAGCTGGTCGCGGTGGGCTGTTTCTGTATCGGCACCAACCAGGTTGATTTGAAAGCGGCGACCAAACGCGGCATTCCGGTGTTTAACGCGCCTTTCTCCAATACTCGATCCGTGGCCGAAATGGTGCTGGGTGAGCTGCTGTTGATGCTGCGTGGGATCCCAACGGCCAACGCCAAGGCACACCGTGGCCAGTGGCAGAAACTGGCCGTAGGCTCGTATGAAGCACGGGGCAAGAAACTGGGGATCATCGGCTACGGCCATATCGGGACTCAGCTCGGCATCCTGGCGGAAGGCCTGGGGATGAAGGTGTTCTTCTACGACATCGAGAACAAGCTGCCGCTGGGTAATGCCCAACAGGTGCGCCATCTGTCCGATCTGCTCAATATGAGCGACGTGGTCACGCTGCACGTGCCGGAAACGCTGTCGACCAAGAACATGATCGGCACCGAAGAGCTGGCGCTGATGAAGCCAGGTGCGATCCTGATCAACGCCTCACGCGGCACCGTGGTGGATATCCCGGCACTGTGTAACGCCTTGGCGAGCGACCATCTGGCCGGTGCGGCAATCGACGTGTTCCCGGAAGAGCCGGCAACCAACAGCGATCCGTTCAATTCTCCACTGTGCGAGTTCGATAACGTGCTGTTGACGCCGCATATCGGCGGTTCAACCCAGGAAGCGCAGGAGAACATCGGTGATGAGGTGGCTGGCAAGCTGGCGAAGTATTCCGATAACGGCTCAACGCTGTCTGCGGTCAACTTCCCAGAGGTGTCGCTGCCAGCTCATGGCCCGAACGCCAGCCGTTTGCTGCATATTCATGAAAACCGCCCAGGTATCCTGACGCAGATTAACCAGATCTTCGCCGAAGAAGGGGTGAACATCGCGGCCCAGTATCTGCAGACCAGCTCGGAAATCGGCTACGTGGTTATCGATATCGAAGCGGAAACCGAACGTGCGGATGCCGCGTTGCAACGTATGAAAGCGATCGAAGGGACTATCCGCGCCCGCCTGTTGCTCTAA
- the ltrA gene encoding group II intron reverse transcriptase/maturase produces MQQKTHRGPEAERRGEAPNVGSQGAETVQAPTTRESPSSAEWLMEAICEPVNLKQALKRVKANKGAAGSDGMSVSDLPDYLKRHWPELKAQLLSGSYCPSPVRRVSIPKPGGGERLLGIPTVVDRFIQQAVMQELQRQWDASFSDNSYGFRPGRSAHQAVKQAQDYIGSGYHWVVDLDLEKFFDRVNHDVLMSRIAKRVTDKRALSLIRRFLNAGVMEAGLVRPVTEGTPQGGPLSPLLSNVLLDDFDKELEKRGLKFVRYADDCNIYVKSERAGRRVMEGLTHWLSRKLKLKVNAKKSAVAQPETRKFLGYSFRRGRKVRCVVSPDAVKRFKVRVRELTGRNTGRSLEQLIQPLKRYLMGWKSYYGMNEWPSIMRELNGWIRRRLRSVLWKQWKTGSKRYKELRRRDVRKDLAARTVGSSHKQWRISNSPALSIALPNQLFIKLGLPEL; encoded by the coding sequence ATGCAGCAGAAAACGCATCGCGGCCCTGAAGCAGAAAGACGGGGTGAAGCCCCGAACGTCGGCTCTCAGGGGGCTGAAACCGTACAGGCACCGACGACCAGAGAAAGTCCGTCGTCAGCAGAATGGCTGATGGAAGCCATCTGTGAACCCGTCAATCTCAAGCAAGCCCTGAAAAGAGTGAAAGCCAATAAAGGTGCGGCGGGAAGTGACGGCATGAGCGTAAGCGATCTGCCGGACTACCTGAAACGCCACTGGCCGGAACTGAAAGCGCAACTGCTGTCCGGCAGTTACTGCCCATCCCCTGTGAGAAGAGTGAGCATCCCGAAACCCGGGGGCGGCGAACGCCTGTTGGGTATCCCGACGGTAGTCGATCGCTTTATCCAGCAGGCGGTGATGCAGGAACTGCAACGGCAGTGGGATGCGTCGTTCAGCGATAACAGCTATGGGTTCCGGCCCGGACGCTCGGCCCATCAGGCAGTGAAACAGGCTCAGGACTATATCGGTTCTGGGTATCACTGGGTAGTCGATCTCGATCTGGAGAAGTTCTTTGATCGGGTAAATCACGACGTGCTGATGAGCCGGATAGCGAAACGGGTAACGGATAAACGGGCGCTGTCACTTATCCGCCGGTTCCTGAACGCAGGTGTGATGGAGGCCGGTCTGGTAAGGCCGGTGACAGAAGGGACGCCGCAGGGCGGCCCACTGTCGCCGTTGTTATCGAATGTGCTACTGGACGACTTCGATAAGGAACTGGAGAAACGTGGCCTGAAGTTCGTGCGTTACGCAGATGACTGCAATATCTACGTGAAAAGCGAACGGGCAGGCCGCCGTGTGATGGAGGGGCTGACACATTGGCTGAGCCGAAAACTGAAACTGAAGGTGAACGCGAAGAAGAGCGCGGTAGCGCAGCCGGAAACGCGTAAGTTCCTGGGTTACAGCTTCAGAAGGGGCAGAAAGGTCAGGTGCGTGGTGTCGCCGGACGCAGTGAAACGGTTCAAAGTGCGGGTAAGGGAACTGACGGGGCGCAACACAGGGAGAAGTCTTGAGCAGCTAATCCAGCCATTAAAGCGGTATCTGATGGGATGGAAAAGTTACTACGGGATGAACGAGTGGCCGTCGATAATGCGAGAGCTGAACGGATGGATAAGACGCAGGCTGCGAAGTGTACTCTGGAAACAGTGGAAAACAGGCAGCAAGCGTTATAAAGAGCTGCGGCGGCGGGATGTAAGGAAAGACCTGGCGGCGCGGACGGTGGGAAGCAGCCATAAACAGTGGCGGATAAGTAATAGCCCGGCGCTGAGCATAGCCCTTCCCAACCAGCTGTTCATCAAACTGGGCCTGCCAGAACTGTAA
- the rpiA gene encoding ribose-5-phosphate isomerase RpiA has product MTQDELKKAVGWAALEFVKPGTIVGVGTGSTAAHFIDALGSIKHQIEGAVSSSDASTAKLKSLGIHVFDSNEVDSLDIYVDGADEINGHMQMIKGGGAALTREKIIAAIARQFICIVDSTKQVDVLGKFPLPVEVIPMARSYVARELVKLGGLPEYRQNVLTDNGNVILDVHNLEILDAIALENKINSIAGVVTVGLFANRGADVALVGTPDGVKKVVR; this is encoded by the coding sequence ATGACTCAGGATGAACTGAAAAAAGCGGTAGGCTGGGCAGCATTGGAATTCGTGAAGCCTGGCACTATCGTGGGCGTGGGCACCGGCTCTACTGCGGCTCACTTTATCGATGCGTTGGGTTCGATCAAACACCAGATCGAAGGCGCAGTATCCAGCTCAGACGCGTCGACCGCCAAGCTGAAAAGCCTGGGGATCCACGTTTTTGATAGCAATGAAGTGGATTCGTTGGATATCTACGTGGACGGTGCCGATGAAATCAACGGCCACATGCAGATGATTAAAGGCGGTGGCGCAGCGTTGACCCGTGAGAAGATCATTGCTGCCATTGCCCGTCAGTTTATCTGCATTGTCGATTCCACCAAGCAGGTTGATGTGCTGGGTAAATTCCCGCTGCCGGTAGAAGTGATCCCGATGGCCCGCTCCTACGTAGCGCGTGAGCTGGTCAAACTGGGCGGCCTGCCGGAATACCGCCAGAACGTGTTAACCGATAACGGCAACGTGATCCTGGACGTGCACAACCTGGAAATCCTTGACGCTATCGCGTTGGAAAATAAGATCAACAGCATCGCAGGTGTGGTTACCGTGGGTCTGTTTGCCAACCGTGGCGCGGACGTTGCACTGGTCGGCACGCCGGATGGCGTAAAAAAAGTGGTCAGATAA
- a CDS encoding LysR family transcriptional regulator ArgP, which yields MKRPDYRTLQALDAVIRERGFERAAQKLCITQSAVSQRIKQLENLFGQPLLVRTVPPRPTEQGQKLLALLHQVELLEEEWLGNDNGVDTPLLLSLAVNADSLATWLLPALKPVLADSPVRLNLQVEDETRTQERLRRGEVVGAVSIQPQPLPSCLVDRLGALDYLFVASKAFADRYFPNGVTRSALLKAPAVAFDHLDDMHQAFLQQNFDLSPGSVPCHIVNSSEAFVQLARQGTTCCMIPHLQIERELASGELIDLTPGLFQRRMLFWHRFAPESRMMRKVTDALLSHGHQVLRQD from the coding sequence ATGAAACGCCCAGACTATAGAACGCTGCAAGCGCTGGACGCGGTGATCCGTGAGCGTGGCTTTGAGCGCGCGGCACAAAAACTTTGCATCACCCAATCGGCGGTATCCCAGCGCATCAAACAGTTGGAAAACCTGTTCGGCCAACCGCTACTGGTACGCACCGTGCCACCGCGCCCAACCGAGCAGGGTCAAAAACTGCTGGCCTTGCTGCATCAGGTCGAGCTGCTGGAAGAGGAGTGGTTAGGGAATGACAATGGGGTCGATACGCCGCTGTTGCTGTCACTGGCAGTCAACGCCGACAGCCTGGCAACCTGGCTGTTACCGGCGCTAAAACCGGTGCTGGCCGATTCTCCTGTACGTCTGAATTTGCAGGTGGAAGACGAAACCCGCACGCAGGAACGTCTGCGCCGGGGGGAAGTGGTGGGTGCGGTGAGTATCCAGCCGCAGCCGCTGCCGAGCTGCCTGGTCGATCGGTTGGGCGCGCTGGACTATCTGTTTGTCGCCTCGAAAGCCTTTGCCGATCGCTATTTCCCTAATGGCGTGACCCGTTCTGCCCTGCTGAAGGCACCGGCGGTGGCTTTCGATCATCTCGATGATATGCATCAGGCGTTTTTACAGCAGAACTTCGATCTCTCGCCGGGCAGCGTTCCCTGCCATATCGTTAACTCGTCAGAGGCATTTGTTCAGTTGGCACGGCAAGGCACCACCTGCTGTATGATCCCGCATTTGCAGATTGAGAGAGAGCTGGCTAGCGGAGAACTGATCGACCTGACTCCGGGCCTGTTTCAGCGCCGTATGCTGTTCTGGCACCGCTTTGCGCCGGAGAGCCGCATGATGCGTAAGGTCACCGATGCGCTGCTGTCTCACGGGCATCAGGTATTAAGGCAGGATTAA
- a CDS encoding oxidative stress defense protein, with protein sequence MKLKALAMAAMIGLGTLPLALQAAEVPEGPHVVTSGTASVDATPDIATLAIEVSVSAKDAAQAKKQVDERVAQYFDFLQKNGIEKKDINAANLRTQPEYDYLKTGESQLKGYQAVRQVQVTLRQLDKLNELLDGALKSGLNEIRAVELGVAKPEVYREQARQKAIENATQQAASLAQGFKAKLGPVYSIRYHVANYQPMPVARMFKAASAAPESDAAQTYEQQSIHFDDQVDVVFELKTNAAQ encoded by the coding sequence GTGAAGCTTAAAGCATTGGCCATGGCCGCAATGATTGGATTAGGCACGTTACCTCTGGCGCTGCAGGCAGCAGAAGTACCTGAAGGGCCGCACGTGGTCACTTCCGGCACGGCCAGCGTAGACGCCACCCCGGATATTGCCACACTGGCGATCGAAGTTAGCGTCTCTGCCAAAGATGCCGCCCAGGCGAAAAAACAGGTTGATGAACGCGTAGCGCAGTATTTTGACTTCCTGCAGAAAAACGGCATTGAAAAGAAAGATATCAATGCGGCCAACCTGCGTACCCAGCCAGAATATGACTATCTGAAAACCGGCGAATCGCAGCTGAAAGGCTACCAGGCCGTGCGCCAGGTGCAGGTGACCTTGCGCCAGTTGGATAAACTCAACGAGCTGTTGGACGGTGCGCTGAAATCGGGTTTGAACGAAATTCGTGCGGTTGAGCTTGGGGTGGCCAAGCCAGAGGTTTATCGCGAACAGGCGCGTCAGAAAGCGATTGAAAATGCCACTCAGCAAGCCGCATCGTTGGCGCAGGGCTTTAAGGCCAAGCTGGGGCCGGTGTACAGCATTCGCTATCACGTTGCCAACTACCAGCCGATGCCAGTCGCACGCATGTTTAAGGCCGCTTCTGCGGCACCGGAAAGCGATGCCGCTCAGACTTACGAACAGCAAAGCATCCACTTTGACGATCAGGTGGACGTGGTATTTGAGCTGAAAACCAACGCCGCGCAGTAA
- the argO gene encoding arginine exporter ArgO: protein MLAIYLQGFALSAAMILPLGPQNVFVMNQGIRRHYHLMTASLCALSDIILICAGIFGGSALLSSSPMLLALVTWGGVAFLLWYGWGAFRTAFSQHLELATAQEMKQNRWRIVVTMLAVTWLNPHVYLDTFVVLGSLGGQLTPDIRSWFALGAVSASVVWFFALALLASWLAPWLKTLTAQRIINVLVGLVMWVIALQLAWHGLTANW from the coding sequence ATGTTAGCCATCTATCTGCAAGGCTTTGCCTTGAGCGCCGCGATGATCCTGCCGCTTGGCCCACAAAACGTGTTTGTGATGAACCAGGGGATCCGTCGCCATTATCATCTGATGACCGCCTCGCTGTGTGCGTTGAGCGATATCATTCTGATTTGCGCCGGTATTTTTGGCGGTAGCGCCTTGCTCAGCAGTTCACCTATGCTATTGGCGCTGGTGACCTGGGGCGGCGTTGCTTTCCTGTTGTGGTACGGCTGGGGGGCTTTCCGCACCGCGTTTAGCCAACATCTGGAACTGGCTACGGCGCAAGAGATGAAGCAAAACCGCTGGCGCATTGTGGTGACCATGTTGGCTGTCACCTGGCTGAACCCGCATGTGTACCTCGATACCTTTGTGGTGCTCGGCAGCCTGGGAGGGCAACTGACGCCAGACATTCGTTCCTGGTTTGCCCTTGGCGCGGTCAGTGCTTCGGTCGTCTGGTTCTTTGCCTTGGCATTGCTGGCCTCATGGCTGGCTCCATGGTTGAAAACCCTGACGGCACAACGGATTATCAACGTTCTGGTCGGGCTGGTGATGTGGGTCATTGCACTGCAATTGGCCTGGCATGGGCTAACCGCTAATTGGTAA